A region of the Massilia sp. erpn genome:
TGCTGTAGTGGTTCTCGTTATGAATGTGGGCAATAAGTGGTGCTTAACAGTGTCGGTCGATGAAAAGATGCCTTTTAATATAGAACTTGGGAGCGACGCACTGGCGAGCCCTCATGTGAGTCGCGAAGAGGGATACGTGCTGATGCTGTTCCCATATTTAGATAAGGCTTTCGAGATGACGCTCGCAGAGCTCTTGGTACATCGTCTTGGCGTGATACCGAATGCTCAGCTTCAAGAGATCGATAATCGTAGGCAGGCATCTGTGGCATTCTGGGAGGATTTGTCGAAAGTCACTCCCGAGTCTACTTGATCTTCTGTATTCTCCGAGAAGAAGCCTAGAGTATGGCAAGAAGGCAAGTTGGCCGGAGCAAGCCGGCCAGCAACGATCAAGGAAGTCAGTACTAAGCGTCAAAAAAGGGATCAACAACACCAGTCTCGTTCACTCATTGTTGCTTCCCACTTAGATAGCTAAGCAATAGTACCCGGTGGCGTGGGCTGTTGAAATTTGGTGGAATTTGGTAGGAACAGGGTGACGTAAGAAGTCCATGGTTGCAGGCCTCTCGAGGTTGTTTATGTAGTAGTTTACGTGCCAAGGTATGCATAACCCGATTAATACCTGGTAGCCGAGAGTCGTGAACAACGCCGCGCAAGCCATTGGCTTGCGCGGCGTTCTTTTTTTGCTTTCTCAGTATGCTCCGAAGAGCCGATCCAGGGCGCCTTGAGTTTCAAACTGATACGCGCGGGCCGACGCGACATTGATTTTGAGCTCGCTTAAGGGGATGGCACCAAGCTGTGGGGTGTCCATGACATGATCCTCACCGTTGACTGCGATGATGGGAAACAGGTCTGGCGGAAGCGTCACCGATGGAAACGCCGATAAGGGACGGAGCGGAACAACAATTCTCGTTGCCAAGCCACTGATCACATTGCTTTGCACATCGACGAGGTAAGGGATATTGCGGTGGTTCTTGCCCGGATTGGCGAAAATGTCGAAGCGGCTCATCAGAAAGATCGCCACTCTTCAAGTGCCAGACCTTCCTCCTCCACCCGCCGGTTGTAGGCCGCCAGAAAGTCAGCATGCTCTTCATTCCATTGCCGCTCCTGACGTAATTGAATCTCCTCGCGTAAGCGTTGCTCGCAGACTTGTGAGATGTTAATGCCAAGACTCTTCGCAGCTTGGTATACATCCAGTGAGAGCGTGATATTGGTTGCTTTTTTTGCAGGCAGTTTTGATGGAGGCGGAGAAATTTTCATGATGATCCAATGCGCATCAGGAATGTGGAAATGCAATGCGTATTGTAGCTTTCCTGGGAATAAAGAGTACTCTCGGGTGAAAAAACTCCCGGTAAGCATCTGATTTGCCGGGAGTTTTTGTCTTCGCGCTTAGTGCTTGGCGACGATGTCGGCGATCGCAGCGTCGATGGCCGGAACGAAGTCCTGCACCTGCGTGGCAGAGTTGACCGTCTTCAGCATATTGCGCGCTTTGCTATTGGCCAAGGGTGTGCTGTAGGCGGCGATCTCCGCCGGCTCGTTGACGTTGGCCGTGAAGCGCAGGGACACGCTGACTTTTTTCCCGGCTGCCAGCACATCGTTTTTGCGGTTGGCATTCCGGCTGGTCAAGGCGTCGGACAGGATCTGGATCGGCACCAGATTGCGGCTGCTTTGTCCGCTTTGCAGCTTGCCCGACCAGATCGCGTTATTGGCGGCGTCGACCGGGCGGCCAAATGCGTTCTGGAACACCGCAGTAATTAAGCCATCGTAGCTGCCTGCCGGCTCGGAGGGATACAAGGCCAGGCTTTCGGGACTCTGGGCAAAGTGGTCAACGATGGCCTTGACGCCTGGATTCGAGCTATACGCTTCAATGAATTGAGCCAGCTTTTTGGGTGCGGCGGCAGCCTGCAGATGCTCGATCCAGCGACTGATGCCAGCCGGTTCGCCAGGCCGGCCGGTATAGGCCAGATACAACTGCTCAACCAGCCATTGATAGTTGTCGCAATTGACGCCGACAGCATTGAATGCCGTGCTCACTTGGCTGGCGTTATATCCACGATTGCCGGCGGCCTGCTCCACGCCGCATGCGCCTTCATTAAAGGTGCTTGATGGCGTCCAGTACAGGCGGTTTGCGTCGACCATGACCTCGAATGCCTTGCGGGTATTCCATCCCGGCGAAGTGGCGAGCAGATGAAATGCCTTGTTATAGATGCCGCTGATGTAGTGCACGCTATCGCTTGGCAACATATCCGAGACATGGATTTTGGAGCGCCCATCCAGCGGCGGATTGTACATATAGCGCAAGGCGTCGGCGGTTTTCGTGATGCTGGCGCCAACCTTGAAGTCATTGCTATCCGTCAGATAATATTCCAGTGCCTCGCCGGCCATATCGGAAAATGCTTCATTCATTCCACCTGCCTGTGAAAGGTAGAGCAGCTTGGCGTTTTGCGCTGTAAAGCCATGGCTGATCTCATGCGCGAGAACGTCGGCGGATACCAGGGGATAGAACCTGTTATAGCCATCGCCAATAATGATGGAACCGCCAGTCCATGCCGCCCCCTCAAAACCTTGGGCATAGTGCACCCGCATCACCAGTTGCTGCGGAAGCGGCGACAGGCCAAACCAATCGCCATACATTTTGATCGTGGCATTGCCGAAGAAATGCGCATCGTTTAAAGGTGAGTAGGCGCCGTTGACTGGCTTAAACGTGTTGCGGGGGCAAGCGAATTGAAAAGCAGTGTCCAAATCATCCGTGCTGTTATTTTGATTGACGGTTTTAACGCTGCCATTATCCATCGCGCAGTTACTGCTGACATCCAGGGCAGCGTACTTGACACCGAATTCGTATTGGCCAACCTTGGTATTGCCGCCGGGGCCGCCAGCTTTGGCACGAGCCAAACCATCCCATTGCTGCAATACTTCGCCGGTATTGGCATCCATCAAAAAGAACGGCCTGTTTGGCTGATTGCCATTGGGCATGAAGAATGACACCAGATACACCAGGCGCGCGGATTGGCCGTCGTACAGATGCACATACAGCTGAACCTGTTCTTCCTCCCATTGCGCTTTCGCTACCTTGCTTTTGGCCAGATTCAGGATGGCTGCGGAGGAGAGTTGCGGCGTTGCGGCCCGTACGTCGCTGGCGATGTCCTGGATGAATGTGCCGCTCAGGGAAGGCGCCGCCTTGCTGTTTTCCCGGTGCTCCACCACATTGCTGTTCAACACCGGAATGCCGCGGTACAGCTGTTGATATTTGGTAATAATTTTTCCATTTGGAAGAGTCTGGCTATGAATGGCTTTTAAATCGCCATTATTCAGTCCCAGCTTTTCAGCGGTGGTTGGCATCCCCTTGGCCAGCATGGCGTCATATTTTGAAACAATCGTATCGATATCAATACGGCTTGCTGCTTGTACTCCAGTAGTACCAAATGCGAACGCCGCCCATACCGCTCCCTTTTTTAAAGTCGCTTGCATGAAAGTCCCCATAAGTGATTACTGTTGCCTGGCGCAGGTTCTGCCAGGGAAGATGAATTATTCATTTTCCAATTAACTTTATCATGGAGTTATTTTCATCTGATTCAACTGTTGTATCGCATATGGAAATATTGAGTGTTGTGTAAATTGGCGAGAATCGCACCAACCCCGATGGGCCAGAATGGCATGGCCAGGTCATGCAAAAAACAGATAATTATGAGATAAAAACTCATTAAGCGGAACTGGCGAATCAAAAGTACCTACGCGTCCACGCAATTTAAGAGAGGTTGCGGTTTCGTGCTTGTGCACGGCCGCACCGTTAAACCGCACACTTCGCGGTCAACTAAGTTGTACAGATAAAGGACTTTATGATGAAGGGTTTAAGTGCTTTTGTATCGCAATTTACGCTGGCCAGTGCCTTGCTTGTCCCCGCAGCCGGATGGGCGCAAAGCGTGGATTTCTTCACTCCCTTGAGTTCCGGCCAGCTCGGCAAGATGGATGCGGTCCAATCCCAGCATCTGAGCAAGATCCAGGGCCGCGCCACCACCAAGGAAGTGACGCTGATCCGCCTGAACGCTGCAGCGTTCCAGGCCAGCAGCCTGCGCATGGCCATGCCAGGTAGCAAGCCCTTAGACTTCAACAAGACCCAGCTGGAAACCCGCAGCCCCACCGAGGCCACCTGGTATGGCAAGCTGTCCGGCATTCCCGGTACGGCGATTCTGGTCATCCGTGATGGCAATGTGACGGGCAGCGTACGCGACAACGGCAATCTGTACAGCATCGAACCGCTGGGACAAGGCGTGCATGCCCTGATCAAGGTCGACCAGAGCAAATTCCCCGAGGATGAGCCGCCTTCGTTCCGGGAAAAGCAAAGCCAAAACCCGGCGCCGCTACCGGAGGCAAAGCAGTCCGCCTCCCAGGCTGACGGGCCGACCGTCATTAATGTACTGGTGGCGTACACGGCGGCCGCGCGCTCGGCCGTCGGCGATATCGCCGCCACCATCGACCTGGCGGTGGCCGAGGCCAACCAGTCCTACATCAACAGCAATATCAATATCCGCCTGGCCAAGGTCAATACCTTCGAGGTTGGCTATTCCGAAAGCGGCAAGAGTTACGGGCAGATCGTGCAGGACTTCAAAGGCATGAACGATGTGGTGAATAACCGCAATATCACCGCAGCGGATATGTCGGTCCTGATCGTCAACCAGACCGATTACTGCGGCATGGCCGATGCGATCATGGCCAACGCCTCCAGCGCCTTCGCGGCGGTGCATATCGGCTGCGCAACGGGTTACTACTCCTTCGCCCATGAGCTGGGCCATCTGCAGGGCGCGCGCCACGACATCGCCAACGATCCGACCCAGCAGCCCTTCCCGTATGGGCATGGCTTCCAGCACACGTCGCCGACACCGGCATGGCGCACCATCATGGCTTATAACTGCGTCGGCAATTGCGATCGCCTGCAGTACTGGTCGAATCCATCGGTGACGTACAACGGCTACGCGATGGGCAATGTCGGCGCGGCGAATAATGCGCGCGTGCTCAACGAGACAGCGGCTACCGTCGCCGGCTTCCGCAACAGCCAGGCGTATACGCGCTGCGCCGACGAGCACCAGACCTGCACGGTGAGCGGCACGCGCAATATCGCTTACGGCGCCAATGGCAAATTCGTGTACCGCACCGTGACGGGCAGCTTTGTCTGCGATAACAGCACTTTTGGCGACCCGCTTCCTGGCACGCCGAAAGCCTGCTATGCCGGCAAGATCGGCTATGCCTACTGCACAGCCGAGCATCAGAACTGCACCTTCGCCGGCACGCAGTCGATCACCTATGGCGCGGGCACCAAGTTCGCGCACAAGCTGGTTGCCAATAGCGTCATGTGCGATAACGGCAGCTTCGGCGATCCGAATCCCGGCGT
Encoded here:
- a CDS encoding type II toxin-antitoxin system CcdA family antitoxin, with protein sequence MKISPPPSKLPAKKATNITLSLDVYQAAKSLGINISQVCEQRLREEIQLRQERQWNEEHADFLAAYNRRVEEEGLALEEWRSF
- a CDS encoding M4 family metallopeptidase is translated as MQATLKKGAVWAAFAFGTTGVQAASRIDIDTIVSKYDAMLAKGMPTTAEKLGLNNGDLKAIHSQTLPNGKIITKYQQLYRGIPVLNSNVVEHRENSKAAPSLSGTFIQDIASDVRAATPQLSSAAILNLAKSKVAKAQWEEEQVQLYVHLYDGQSARLVYLVSFFMPNGNQPNRPFFLMDANTGEVLQQWDGLARAKAGGPGGNTKVGQYEFGVKYAALDVSSNCAMDNGSVKTVNQNNSTDDLDTAFQFACPRNTFKPVNGAYSPLNDAHFFGNATIKMYGDWFGLSPLPQQLVMRVHYAQGFEGAAWTGGSIIIGDGYNRFYPLVSADVLAHEISHGFTAQNAKLLYLSQAGGMNEAFSDMAGEALEYYLTDSNDFKVGASITKTADALRYMYNPPLDGRSKIHVSDMLPSDSVHYISGIYNKAFHLLATSPGWNTRKAFEVMVDANRLYWTPSSTFNEGACGVEQAAGNRGYNASQVSTAFNAVGVNCDNYQWLVEQLYLAYTGRPGEPAGISRWIEHLQAAAAPKKLAQFIEAYSSNPGVKAIVDHFAQSPESLALYPSEPAGSYDGLITAVFQNAFGRPVDAANNAIWSGKLQSGQSSRNLVPIQILSDALTSRNANRKNDVLAAGKKVSVSLRFTANVNEPAEIAAYSTPLANSKARNMLKTVNSATQVQDFVPAIDAAIADIVAKH
- a CDS encoding M12 family metallo-peptidase, with the translated sequence MDFFTPLSSGQLGKMDAVQSQHLSKIQGRATTKEVTLIRLNAAAFQASSLRMAMPGSKPLDFNKTQLETRSPTEATWYGKLSGIPGTAILVIRDGNVTGSVRDNGNLYSIEPLGQGVHALIKVDQSKFPEDEPPSFREKQSQNPAPLPEAKQSASQADGPTVINVLVAYTAAARSAVGDIAATIDLAVAEANQSYINSNINIRLAKVNTFEVGYSESGKSYGQIVQDFKGMNDVVNNRNITAADMSVLIVNQTDYCGMADAIMANASSAFAAVHIGCATGYYSFAHELGHLQGARHDIANDPTQQPFPYGHGFQHTSPTPAWRTIMAYNCVGNCDRLQYWSNPSVTYNGYAMGNVGAANNARVLNETAATVAGFRNSQAYTRCADEHQTCTVSGTRNIAYGANGKFVYRTVTGSFVCDNSTFGDPLPGTPKACYAGKIGYAYCTAEHQNCTFAGTQSITYGAGTKFAHKLVANSVMCDNGSFGDPNPGVVKACYSGPAGYAYCSAQNGQCAVNGTQTVAYGANGQFFYRTVSGPIACTDAAFGDPAYGIGKACFVGPAL
- a CDS encoding CcdB family protein; translation: MSRFDIFANPGKNHRNIPYLVDVQSNVISGLATRIVVPLRPLSAFPSVTLPPDLFPIIAVNGEDHVMDTPQLGAIPLSELKINVASARAYQFETQGALDRLFGAY